In the Cylindrospermopsis raciborskii Cr2010 genome, TTTCTTTGGAATTTCCATTTATATGTACATGGATGACCATGGGATACCTCATTGTCATGCCATGTATGGAGATTTTGCCGGTTCATTTAGCCTTGAAGACGGTGAACCTCTAGCGGGGGAGATGCCCCCTGCTCAAGCAAAAAAAATCAAAATATTTATACTGAATAATCAAGTAGAATTACTGGAGAAATGGCATGAACTCTCAGATTAAAACTCCCTGGCTAAAAGCGATAAAGGTAGTTCCTTTGGATGGTTTTCGTTTGCAGGTCATCTTTGAAAATGGGCAAGAGATGAGGCTTTCCCTGGAAAAATTAATTCAAACCCGAGAGCGTTACTGGCGTCTAAAGAGTCCTCGTTATTTTCGTCAGGCTCAGATAGATACACTAGGGGGGATTTGCTGGCCTGAAGGGGAAGATTTGGCACCGGATGGATTGGAACGGTATCTGATAATAGATACAACAAACTCACATATACCATAATTTAGCCAGTAACACTTCTATCTCAATGACGATAAATTTAGACCTCGGGGGTGGTAGTTAACAGGAGTGTGTGCAAAGGCAATCTCCCATAAGGAGTGCTTCGCGATCGCCCGTAGAGAGTGCTTCCTAATAGCCCTTTTAATTTGAAACAAATTCACATACACCATAATCGCCCACAGCAAAACCAGTCGGTTAAAACCGACTTGAGCTGTCGGGTAAGGGTTGGACATCACTATCCTTCCCTCCCCTAAGAACCGGACTTGACGGTTTCCCATCATCCGGCTCAAGCCTTACTTCAAGCCTTTCAACTTGGGTTTTGAGTGTACCTGTTTATGACACGCTGAGTGCAAATGCTTCAGGTTTTCTATGTCGTCCAGACCACCTTTTGCAACAGGTACTATGTGGTGGGTTTCGATTCCATCTCCATTTACGATTACCTACGACAAAACCGGTCGGGTTTAACCGACTTGGGCTTTGAGACCGAGAATTGATTCCCGGTCTCCCCCACGGACAGTCTCCAGGTTTGGATTAACTCAACCAAGTCACGGGTAATTCCTTCCCAATCGCATCCCCCTCTTACTAAAAAGCGATCTCCCATTTGGTTTTTCTCAACTCAACCTACAATGACCCATATAGACAAATCCTGTGACATCTTAATAGTCGGAGGTGGTATTGTCGGTTTAGCTACAGCCTTCCGTATTTTCCAATCCCGCCCGGATCTCCGATTAGTCCTCCTAGAAAAAGAATCCACCCTGGCTAAACATCAAACCGGCAATAATAGCGGTGTCATTCACTCCGGTCTCTATTTAAGTTGGTGACTACGGGGTTTAGTCCTCAGTATTCGGTGGATGATGCTATTGAGGAGATTATTGCTAAGTATCAATCAGGAGAATTGGTGGAGAGCGATCGCTGTTATACTGTGAGATGGATGAAGCAGTTGAATCTTTGAAATCATCAGAGGTCTGTTGTTATATTGACTAACTCAGAACTTTGTGGCACACAAAAGCATTGTTTGGAAAACTAACTGGCGATCTCGCGAGTGCGAGTGCTTCGCAATCGCCCTTTTGATTTAAAATAAATTCATATAAACAACTCCTGTGGTTGAGCGGAGTCGAAATCAGCTAAGCTGATGTGTAAGAGTATATTGGAGCGGGAGAATATGGCGACTACTGCTGATGAGGTATGGAAACTGCTGGGAGAACTTATTGAGTCTCAGAAAGAGACGGAACGGAAATTCCAAGAAACAGAACGTCTCTTGCGTGAGCGGTCCCAAGAAACAGAACGTTTCCTGCGTGAGCAGTCCCAAGAAACGGATCGGAGGTTCCAAGAAACAGAACGTCTCTTGCGTGAGCAGTCCCAAGAAACGGATTGGAAGTTCCAAGAAACAGAACGTCTCTTGCGCGAGCAGTCCCAAGAAACGGATCGGAAGTTCCAAGAAACAGAACGTCTCTTGCGTGAGCAGTCCCAAGAAACGGATCGGAAGTTCCAAGAAACAGAACGTCTCTTGCGCGAGCAGTCCCAAGAAACGGAACGTTTATTACGTGAAGAATCCAAAAGGGTTAATAACCAAATTGGTCAATTAGGCAATCGACTGGGAGAGTTCGTCGAATCACAGGTGCGTCCAGCAGCGGTGAAATTATTTCAAGAAAGAGGTATAGCGGTCAAAGAAATAGCCAGCAACACTTATATCCAAACGGGAAAAGAAGGATTAGAAATTGACCTATTAGTTATTAATAGTTCTGATATTATTTTAATTGAAGCGAAAAGTAAAGTATCAGAAGATGATGTCAATGAACATTTAGAAAGACTATCAAAATTCAAGCGTTTCTTCCCCAGGTATGAAAGTTACCGGGTATTGGGAGCAGTAGCGGGAATGGTAATTCCACTGGATGTTTCTCGTTATGCTTATCGGAAGGGATTATTTGTAATTGGGCAGTCGGGAGATAATTTAGTCATTCTCAATGACGATAAATTTAGACCTCGAGGGTGGTAATTAGCAGCAGTGGGTGGAACCATATCCCATAGGGAGTGCTTCGCAATCGCCCTTTTGATTTAAAATAAATTCATATAAACAACGCTGTTGAGGGGGTCAAAACCGGTTGACCCGATGTGTAATCGAAATCTGTAATGTTAAACCATCAGGTTTGTAAAGAAATGTAAATTAATCCCTATAGCTTCTTGACTTATGCAACAAATCTGATATCATTCTGGCATGGGGTAATTAATTGCCTCGTATCCAAATAAAATACAAGCTAAATCATAAGGTGCAGAGCTTTGACGGTCTACATGATCTCAGTTCGTGCTAACCAGACTCACCCACAGCTAAGAGAGTCGAGTGGTATGGCTTTTCTGTATCAATTTTAACCTATAACCAATAATCACCCACGGCAAAACCGGTCGGTTTTAACCGATGATCTAAGACCAAAAATGGCAATCAACTGGATGTGTAATCGGTCACAATGTCTACAACGGGCGATCTCGCGAGTGCTTTGCGATCGCCCATAGGGAGTGCTTCCCAATCGCCCTTTTAATTTGAAATAAATTCATATAAACAACGCTGTTGAGGGGGTCAAAACCGGTTGACCCGATGTGTAATCGAAATCTGTAATGTTAAACCATCTTACCAATCTTTTAATACTCCTATATCAATCATTCGTCCTTTTAATACCTATGGACCTCGACAATCAGCACAGCTTGTGGGATGGGAACCTTTATATGGTGGGCGTGAGGGATTTAAGCAGGGTTTGGCAGAAACGGCAGAATGGTTTATGAACCCGACAAATTTGGCAGGGTATAAGAGCGATCGCTACAACATTTGAGGGTCACTGGGGAAGTGGAAAAACTGGAACAGAATTTTTTATGCGGGCTAAAAGCTGTATTGGGAGAGCCGAATCCTTTTGTGCCACTCCATGAGCCTGAGTTTATGGGTAATGAGTGGGAATTGGTCAAAAATTGCCTTGATTCCACCTTTGTTTCGTCTGTTGGTAAATACGTTGATCGCTTTGAGGTCATGCTGGCGGAATATACAGGAGCAAAATATGCTGTAGCGGTAGTAAATGGCACTGCTGCTCTGCATATCGCTTTGTTATTGGCAGGGGTTAGACCGGTGCTTTGAAGTTGCATTTATATATATCCCGTTGGTTTGTTGGGTTTCGTGCCTCAACCCAACCTACGATTACCCACGACAAAACCAGTCGGGTTTAACCGACTTGCGCTTTGAGACCGAGAATTGATTCCCGGTCTCCCCCACGGACAGTCTCCAGGTAAGAGTTGATTCAACCCAATAATAGTTAATTCCCCAGCGAACGCCCATAGGAAGTGCTTCGCGATCTCGCAAGTGCGAGTGCTTCGCAATCGCCCTTTTGATTTGAAACAAATGTTGAGTGGTGTAAAAACCACTTAAGCTAATGTGTAATAAGCCATCAGCTTTGTAAATAAATGTAAATTAAGCACCATATTCTCTTGACTTGTGTACCAAATACGAGTTTAAAATAAACTGCGATCGCTTAATGGGTGACACAAAGAAATTTTGAGAGGAAAGAACAAGGAAGATTAAGAGAATGACCCGATTCATTCACGACCAATTTGCCAAGGACTACTTAGAGGAAATACTCAGGCCCTATGGAGAAATAGAATCTTTTAAGCGAGTTCCAGGAGAAGTTAGACAAATAGACTGTTTCTTTTCTCCAGCAGGTGAAAAAATCACCAAACTATCGGGTTTAGGTGTACTAGGCAGTTTTGCCAGATTGCCAGGGATATTTGAACCATTTAGGAATGCAGCATCAGAGGAAGAAATATGTGATTGCATATTGAAGCTACTGGAAATAAGAGGGTTAATGCAAAGGGAAGCAAAGCGAGATAAAAGAAAACTAGACAAAGAAAAAGTTCCCTATCTGTGGATTCTGACACCAACAGCCTCAAAGAAAATACTAAAAGGGTTTAATGCTGTTGCAGAAAGCAATTCCTGTCAAGGAGTGTACCATTTAGGAAAAAGTCTGAGGACAAAGATTGTAGCGATTCACCACTTACCAAACACGCCGGAAACATTATGGCTAAGAATATTGGGAAGGGGGAAAGTACGAACAAAAGCAATTGATCAGTTAGAAAAACTGACAGAAGATCACCCATTACGAAGAAAGGTGCTAGAATTGCTATATACTTTGAGACAAAACTTGGAGCAAAGTGGAAAAGCTGAAGAAAGGGAAGATAAGGAGTTAATTATGAGGTTAGCACCACTGTACCAGCAAGATATAGAAAAAGTGAGACAAGAAGGTCTTCAGGAAGGCGAACTTCGAGGAGAACAACGTGGAAGACAAGAAGGACAGCGAAAGATAATATTACTGTTGCTGAATCACAAGTTTGATGGAATTGAGTTACCTGTGGTGGAAAGGATAAACAGACTATCATTAGAGCAATTAGAAGCAATGGGTGAATCTTTACTGGATTTTAGAAAGATTTCTGATTTAGAAGCATGGTTAAAAGACGCAGAAAAATCCATTGTGTGATTGTTTATGGTAAAAAAATCAGATATTGGCGGTAAACGTTTAATTGGACTTAGTCCACAAGCTTGGGGGCGTTGGGTCACGGGGGATAAAACGATCAAAGTTCAGGAAATTATTAACAGTGAACTTCAATGGATCGAGCGGGAAAGTGATGTTTTGCTCAAGGCCCATAGTCCTGAGTGTGGCGATTTTATTCTACTGAATGAGCTACAACTGCGCCATGATGCTAAGATGCCTCGACGAATGCGAGCTTATGCTGCTCTAGTAGAGGAAAAGTATGGGCTACTAGTCTATCCAGTGGTCGTCAATATTCTTCAACCTGGGCCGACGGAGATAATTCGCAGCCGTTATGAGTCCGAAATTATGGGTTGTAGGGCCTATCAGGACTATCGGGTGATTAATTTGTGGGAGATTGAGGCGGAGACGGTGTTTGAGCAAAATCTGTCTTCCTTGCTACCGTTTGTCCCAATTTTGAAGGGGGGTAATAGTGAGGTAAATCTGCGTCAGGCTCTACTCAATCTTCGCAAGAATCAAGTGTTGGGGGATTTGGAGCCGTTGTTGTCTTTTTTTGCTAGCTTTGTATTTGATATCCCTTTAGTACAACAAATGATGAGGTGGGACATGACGGTATTACGTGAATCGCCCTGGTACAACGAAATTCTTAAGGAAGGTCTTCAGAAAGGTCTTCAGAAAGGTCTTCAGAAAGGTCGTCAGGAAGGTCTTCAGGAAGGCGAACTTCGAGGAGAACAACGTGGAAGACAAGAAGGACAGCGAAAGATAATATTACTGTTGCTGAATCACAAGTTTGATGGAATCGAGTCACCTGTGGTGGAAAGGATAAACAGACTATCACTAGAGCAATTAGAAGCAATGGGTGAATCTTTACTGGATTTTAGACAGATTTCTGATTTAGAAGCATGGTTAAAAGACGCAGAAAAATCCAATGATCTAAAACCACAAGTTGATATCCAAAATGGCAATCAACTGGATGTGTAATCGGTTACAGTGTCTACAACGAGCGATTGCGAAGCAATCGCCCTTTGCAGGTCATCTTTGAAAATGGGCAAGAGATGAGGCTTTCCCTGGAAAAATTGGCGTTGCATAATAGAGGTATGAATTGAGGTAATCTACTGTGCATTGTCCAAACTGCGGGTCTTCCAAAATCAGAAAGAATGGCAAACGTCGAGGTAAACAAAATCACATTTGTGTTGATTGTGGTCGTCAATTTATCGATGTCTATAGTCCACCTAAAGGCTATTCAGAAGAAGTTAAACAAAGTTGCCTGCGCTCTTATGTTAACGGTATGGGATTTAGAGCAATTGAACGCGATAAAGGCGTTCATCATACAACTATTATTTACTGGCTAAAACAAATTGGTTCCATACTTCCAGATGCTCCACCAGTTGAGGAAACACCCTTGGTAGGTGAGCTTGATGAGTTGGAGACCTTTGTGGGATCAAAAAAAAACAAAATATGGTTGTGGACAGCAGTAAATCACTTCCGTAAAAATATCCTGGCTTGGGTTGTGGGAGACCACAGCTCACAAGCATTTCAACCTTTGTGGGACATCGTTAAACTCTGGCAATGCTTTTTTTATGTTACTGATGGGTGGAGGGTTTATCCGAGTTTTATTCAGCCAGAGGATCATATTGTGAGCAAAACATATATGACTAGGGTAGAGGGTGAAAATACACGTTTACGTCACTACTTAGCGCGACTACATAGAAAAACGCTATGCTATTCAAAATCTGTAGATATGCTTAGGTATTCAATTAAATTATTACTTCACTATTTAAAGTATGAAGTAATACCCGCGTTTAGTTGATTCATCCCGCAAATATGCAACGCCATTAATTCAAACCCGAGAGCGTTACTGGCGTCTAAAGAGTACTCGTTATTTTCGTCAGGCTCAGATAGATACACTAGGGGGGATTTGCTGGACTGAACCCGATGTGTAATCGAAATCTGTAATGTTAAACCATCAGGTTTGTAAAGAAATGTAAATTAATCCCTATAACCTCTTGACTTATGCAACAAATCTGATATTATTCTGGCATGGGGTAATTAATTGCCTCGTATCCAAATAAAATACAAGCTAAATCATAAGGTGCAGAGCTTTGACGGTCTACATGATCTCAGTTCGTACCAACCAGACTCACCCGCAGCTACGAGAGTCGAGTGGCACGGGTTTTCTGTCTCAATTTTAACCTATAACCAATAATCACCCACGGCAAAACCGGTCGGTTTTCAACCGATGATCTAAGACCACAAGTTGATATCCAAAATGGCAATCAACTGGATGTGTAATCGGTCACAATGTCTACAACGGCGTAACTTTAAACTTAATGAAAATTACTCAAGAAACTTCCATTCTACTCACAGGTGGTACCGGTTCCTTTGGCAAGAAGTTTGTGGAAATGCTGCTCCAACAATTCCCAGATATTCATCGCTTGGTGATTTATTCTCGGGATGAACTCAAGCAGTATGAAATGGGTCTTCAGTTCTCTGACATGCAATATCGAGGACTACGCTATTTCTTGGGGGATGTTAGAGATAAACAACGGTTAGTCCGTGCTTGTGAAGGTATAGACATCATTGTTCACGCCGCTGCCCTAAAACAAGTACCTACTGCAGAATACAATCCCATGGAATGTATTAAAACTAATGTTCTAGGCGCTCAAAATGTAATTGAAGCTGCATTGGATACTGGTGTAAAGCAAGTGGTAGCCCTATCTACTGATAAAGCCGCCGCCCCCATTAATTTATATGGAGCAACAAAGCTCTGCTCTGATAAATTGTTTGTTGCTGCCAATAATATCAAGGGGAAAAGAGATATTTCCTTTAGTGTGGTGCGTTATGGCAATGTTATGGGATCTAGGGGATCAGTGATTCCTTTTTTCCTCCAACAGCGTCACCAAGGAGTGTTACCTATTACCGATCCACAGATGACCCGGTTTAATATCACCTTAGAAGAAGGGGTAAAAATGGTGTGGTGGGCAATTGAAAACGGTTGGGGAAGTGAGGTCTTTGTCCCCAAAATTCCTTCCTACCGCATTACTGATGTGGCTACAGCTATTGCTCCTCAAGCTGAACAAAGAATAGTGGGCATTCGTCCAGGAGAAAAAATCCATGAGGAAATGATTACTAGTAGTGATAGTTACACTACCTTCGATTTAGGTTCTTATTATGCGATTTTACCCAGTCAGGTGGATAATAATTTACAAGAGCATTTTTTAAAAAATGGAGCAGTGAAGGTAAAGCCAGGTTTTAGTTATAATTCTGGTGATAATGATGTGTTTTTAACTGTGGACGAACTTAGACAGTTGATTCGTCATCATGTTGACTGTGAGTTTGCTATCTAAATAAATGAATTCTTTTATCCCCTATGGTCGTCAGAATATAACTAAAGCAGATATTGCTGCTGTAGTTAAGGTCTTAGAAAGTGACTGGCTTACTCAGGGACCTACGATCCCCATGTTTGAGGAGTATGTTGCTACTGTATGTGGTGCCAGCTATGGTGTGGCAGTTAATAGTGCCACTTCCGCATTACATATTGCCTGTTTGGCTTTGGGATTGGGGAAAGGAGATATTCTCTGGACATCTCCAAATACTTTTGTTGCTTCTGCCAATTGTGGCTTGTACTGTGGTGCGGAAGTGGATTTTGTAGATATTCATCCCCATAGCTACAATTTAAGTGTTGATGCGCTGGAACAAAAGCTCGTTCAAGCCGAGCGGCAAGGGAAATTGCCCAAGGTGGTTGTACCTGTTCATCTTGCTGGTCAGTCCTGCGATATGGAAAAGATTGGGGCTTTGTCCCGCAAGTATGGTTTTAGGATTGTGGAGGATGCTTCCCATGCTATTGGTGCCAAATATCAAGGCAGTTCCGTAGGAAATTGTCAGTTTTCGGACATGACAGTGTTTAGTTTTCATCCTGTAAAAATTATTACCACCGGAGAGGGGGGGATGGTGGTGACAAATCAGCAGGACTTGTATGAAAAGCTGATTCGCTTGCGAACCCATGGTATTACCCGCAATCCAGATCTGATGCAGGGTAAGTCCCATGGATTGTGGTACTACCAGCAGCTGGATTTGGGATTTAACTACCGCATGACGGACATTCAGGCGGCCTTGGGTTTGAGTCAAATGCAGCGTTTGGATGATTTTGTGTCACGACGTAGGTTTTTGGCAGCTCGCTACAATCAGTTGCTTCAAGACTTTCCTCTGGTTTTACCCTGGCAACATCCTGAGACTGAGTCCAGCTGGCATCTTTATGTTATCCGGTTAAAGTTGGATAGGATTGCTAAGACTCATACACAGGTTTTTGAGGAATTGCGGCGAGCTGGGATAGGTGTTAATTTACACTATATTCCTGTGCATACTCAACCCTATTATCAGGGTTTAGGGTTTAAGTGGGGGGATTTTCCCGAGGCTGAACAATACTATCAGGAGGCTATTAGTATTCCTTTGTACTATGATTTAACGGAGGAAAATCAAGAGCAGGTTGGGAGTGTTTTGAGGAAAATTTTGAGTGAAGGGTGAAGAAATAGGAAAGTTCGACCATGAATATGCAAACCTTAGAACCTAATTTTCCTTTAATAAAAACTGTAATAATTGTTCAAGCCAGGATGACCTCTACCCGATTACCGGGAAAGATACTGAAGCAGGTGTTGGGTAAACCCTTGCTCCAATACCAAATTGAGAGGTTGCAAGGGGTCAAACTAGCTGATGAAATAGTCATCGCGACAACGACAAATAAAACTGATGCTCCTATTATTGACTTATGTGATCGCCTCTCAGTCGCTTACTTTCGAGGTTCTGAAGCTGATGTTTTAGAAAGATATTATCAAGCTGCTGTGGCACATCAAGCAAAAGTGGTGGTTCGCGTGACTTCTGATTGCCCTCTAATTGATCCTCAAGTGGTTAATAGGGTAATCGATTACTACCTAAAAAACCATTCACAATATGACTATGTGTCTAACAGCTTAGAACGCACTTACCCCAGAGGGATGGATACTGAAGTCTTTCCATTTTCAGTGCTACAAGAAGCTTTTGTAAGGGCTAGGTCACAACCAGACCGCGAGCATGTTACGTCTTTTATTTATAGGCAACCACTACTATATCGTTTGGGTCACGTTCTTTATTCCCAAGATTGTAGTCACCACCGATGGACCGTCGACACCGCCGAAGATTTTGAGTTGATTCAGAAAATCATTGAAGCAGTTTATCCCAATCTACCTAATTTTACATTAGAAGATTGCTTGCGACTGCTGGGAGAACGACCAGAATGGTATCTTATTAATAGTCATATAGGACAGAAGAAGTATGGAGAGTGAATCTTTTTGACCTTAACAGGTGGTAAAAGGATAGTCTCCAAATAATTTAAACGCTAGAAAGATCTTCTGAGGTGATTAGAATTTCTCGGAATTAGGCGAAAAAATTGTTGATTGAGAATATACATAATTTGTTATTGCAGATTGGAAATGACCCTTGGAGTATAAACATGAACTATAAAACACAGCAAGAACAATTTTGGGCAGGTGATTTTGGTACAGACTATATTCAGCGTAATCAAAGCGAACAATTGCTTGCATCTAACTTAGCCTTTTTCTCAAGAACGCTCTACGCCGCTAAGGGTATAAGAAACTGTATAGAGTTTGGCGCTAACATTGGCATGAATCTAAAGGCTCTCAAATTGCTTTACCCTGGCATTGATTTGCACGGAATTGAGATTAATCAACAGGCCGCCAGAGAACTAACCAATGTCATTCCTGCAGAGCATGTATATTCAGAATCAATACTTGAATTTTGTCAACCGCGTCACTGGGATCTTGTTCTTATCAAAGGGGTTCTTATTCATATCAATCCGGAATACTTACCCGTTGTCTATACTAAATTAAATAATGCCACTAGTAGATACTTATTAATTGCAGAGTATTACAATCCCTCGCCAGTTGCCATTCCCTATAGAGGTCACTTAGATCGCTTGTTTAAGCGAGATTTTGCTGGTGAAATCTTAGATCGCTACCCCGAATTCAGTCTAGTTGACTATGGCTTTTTTTATCGTCGCGATCCTAACTTTCCTCAAGACGATATTACTTGGTTCCTACTTGAGAAGTAGAAATACTGACCATAAAACACATTATAACAAACAGGAGACAATCTTATGCTCACCTACTGTAAACGTTGCGTGATGCCATCTACCAAGCCAGATTTATTTCTGGATGAGGAAGGTGTGTGTAACGCTTGCCGCAGCTATGAACGACGCAGGGAAGTGGACTGGGATGCCCGGTATAAAGAGCTAATTTTGTTACTGGACAAGTATCGTTCTAGAGATGGTACTAACTGGGATTGTATCGTTCCGGTCAGCGGTGGTAAGGATAGCACCTATCAGGTTGTGAGAATGCTACAACTTGGTTTAAATCCACTTTGTGTAACTTCAACAACTTGTGATCTATCCCCTATAGGTAGGCGAAACATTGAAAATCTCAAGCAATTAGGAGTAGATTATATTGAGGTTACACCAAATCCTTTGGTGAGGTCTAAACTCAATCGTATAGGACTGACTCAAGTAGGAGACATATCCTGGCCGGAACATGTGGGTATTTTTACTATACCGGTGCGCGCTGCTGTCCAATTTAATGTTAGTTTGATTATATGGGGTGAAAACTCACAAAACGAGTATGGTGGTCCTGCTGCTGCGTCAGAAAACAATGTACTTACACGGAGATGGCTAGAGGAGTTTGGCGGTTTATTAGGGATGCGTGTATCGGATCTGATTGGACAAGACGGAATTGAAGCAAAGCATTTGATTCACTACACCTATCCAAGTGATGACGAGCTGGCGCGGGTCGGTGTGACGGGGCTTTTCCTTGGTCATTATCTACCTTGGGATGGTTTATCTAATGGGCTGATTGCCATAGCTAATGGTTTTACAACTTACTCTAAATCCGTTGAAGGATCGATGGTTAATTATGAGAATTTGGACAATCACCAGACCGGTATTCACGACTATTTCAAGTTTTTAAAGTTTGGCTTCGGACGCGCTACGGATCTGGCCTGTTTACATATTCGAAGAGAACGTCTAACTCGCCAGGATGGCTTAGACATAGTGAAACGTCTTGATGGTCAATTTCCCTGGGAATATTTGGGTAAGTCCCTTGAGGACATATTACGTCCTTTGGGTATGACGGTTCCAGAATTTACTACTGTGTGCGATAGATTTACGAACAAGAAAATATTCAAACGAGATGTTTCAGGATCTCTGATTAAGGATAATGATGGAAACTTAACCAAGGTTAATTACGACAACTTATGAGACTTTATAAGCACTTTTCAGCAACGCCAACAAATCTTAGTAATGCTTGGGAAAAACAAAATGCCAAAACTAAAGGTTGTGAGAATCGAACCTGCAAGCAAGTGTAATCTTGCATGTAGTCATTGCCCAACTGGGACTGTTGAAATGACTCGTGACATCATGAGTGATATAATTTTTGAGAAGGTTTTAGAAAATTTGTCGAAGTATGTCGAAGTATAAAGATGAAGTTGAAGTTGTAGTTCTATATCATGGTGGCGAACCTCTTTTAAACAAATCAATTTGCCAAATGATTACTGCTATTAAGTCTATAAAACCCTTCTTTATAAAAATGGTTTCCAATGCAATGCTTTTGAGTCAAAGCAAGTGTGAATCCTTACTATCTACTCCTCTAGACGTCATTGAGTTTAGCCTTGATGGTTTAAATAAAAGTGAAAATCAACAGATACGTGTAAACTCTTCATCTTCACGAGTAATAAACAACATCACTCACTTTTTAACTAAAAAGGAAGAATTAAGACATCCAATCAGAGTGGCAATTTCCACAACACAATTTTTAGATTCAGAGAAATTCAAGAGAAATTCAGAGATTCAACCAGAAGTTCCAACATGGTTAAAAGAAATCTTTGAGGATAAAGTGGATGAATTTAAGCCCACATAT is a window encoding:
- a CDS encoding pseudaminic acid biosynthesis-associated methylase — encoded protein: MNYKTQQEQFWAGDFGTDYIQRNQSEQLLASNLAFFSRTLYAAKGIRNCIEFGANIGMNLKALKLLYPGIDLHGIEINQQAARELTNVIPAEHVYSESILEFCQPRHWDLVLIKGVLIHINPEYLPVVYTKLNNATSRYLLIAEYYNPSPVAIPYRGHLDRLFKRDFAGEILDRYPEFSLVDYGFFYRRDPNFPQDDITWFLLEK
- a CDS encoding N-acetyl sugar amidotransferase — its product is MLTYCKRCVMPSTKPDLFLDEEGVCNACRSYERRREVDWDARYKELILLLDKYRSRDGTNWDCIVPVSGGKDSTYQVVRMLQLGLNPLCVTSTTCDLSPIGRRNIENLKQLGVDYIEVTPNPLVRSKLNRIGLTQVGDISWPEHVGIFTIPVRAAVQFNVSLIIWGENSQNEYGGPAAASENNVLTRRWLEEFGGLLGMRVSDLIGQDGIEAKHLIHYTYPSDDELARVGVTGLFLGHYLPWDGLSNGLIAIANGFTTYSKSVEGSMVNYENLDNHQTGIHDYFKFLKFGFGRATDLACLHIRRERLTRQDGLDIVKRLDGQFPWEYLGKSLEDILRPLGMTVPEFTTVCDRFTNKKIFKRDVSGSLIKDNDGNLTKVNYDNL
- a CDS encoding SPASM domain-containing protein, which translates into the protein MSKYKDEVEVVVLYHGGEPLLNKSICQMITAIKSIKPFFIKMVSNAMLLSQSKCESLLSTPLDVIEFSLDGLNKSENQQIRVNSSSSRVINNITHFLTKKEELRHPIRVAISTTQFLDSEKFKRNSEIQPEVPTWLKEIFEDKVDEFKPTYAMVWPHMNVSEEYTVWEVDGTDSVECDHIEHTLTIRADGTIVPCCYDLTSKLPMGNILTDDIKELFTGSKYQYLRELIMNKNYPDLCANCNVVRPRKYLVPRWR